GCCAGCTTGTAAAATAGCAACATCTTGAAAACTCTTACAAGCAAATCATCTGTTTTTGAAATAACTTACAAATTGGGGCCACCCTAGCCATCACAGATCTCATCTGTTTGGAATTGGGATGGAAAACAAAAGCTTTGTCTGGGCTTTTGGTCTCCATATTAATTCATGGAAGACACTCAGGACTATAGTGCAGTCTGTTCCGTTGTgtttaaaaactgttttatttgttgCTCATTTTACAACCATTTTCAGCCTCTTAAGTATGATTTTTAGCTTCTATCATAAATCTCTTCATATCCGCAAAACTTGTAACTGCTACAATCCTTTATATTTCTAGTATGACCATACCCCAGCTCAATCTAATGTCACTACCCCTGTCGCTCAGCCTTACCAAGTTCAGACAGGACTTGACACAGCTCAAAGTGCAAACCAGGCCCAGTTGCAAGTTCAAACAAATATTGACACAGCTCCAAGTGCAAACCAGGCCCCATTGCAAGTTCAAACAAATATTGGCACTGCACAGAGTGCAAACAAGGCCCCATTGCAAGTTCAAACAAACATTGAAACTACACATGATGCAAATCAGGCTCATCTGGAAGTCCGGGCTGACACTAATGAAAAGACATTGGTAGAACCTGACAAGTCTACAGATTATGTTCACGCTATACACATAGTGTCCGAAATGACTAATGGTCAAACTTCACCTACAACGTCGTTCGATCCAGATCATGCTCCAGCTTATGACAGCTTAGATTCTTCAGATTATTTCTCGGAGCAGCAATATGCTTCTCTTAAAGAGGCAGCAGTTGCCAAATTTGCTCAATTTACACCCTTGTCAGGTGGTTGGGGACAGTTTGATATGGGTCACATTGACTCCCCTGATGATGAGGACATAACTCCAGATGATGAAGTGTATAGTTATGGTCAGGTTGAGGTGTGTACAGGTCCTGCACGCGGTAACAGGGAATCTTGGTTGTCTGGGTTTGATGGTACACACATGGTGGCATGGAGTATTGAGTGTTCCTGGTGTGGCATGTGGTGGTAGAAGGGGGCAACCCGATTGCCTTTGGGTTTGATGGTGCACCATATGGTTGTAGGGAGTCTTCCAAGTCCCTTCTAGTTAAGTGACATATCATGTGGTGGTAGTAGCAGGAGACAACCCTGGTTGCCTTTGGGTTGCTGGTGCATCAGATGGTTGTAGGGAGTCTTCCTCTTTCCTTCTGGTAAAAAGGCGCAGCATTTGTTAGGAGCAGGGGGTAACCCTACTTGCCTTTTGGTTTGACAGTGCACTACATAGTTGCATGGAGTATGGAGTGCTCCTGGTTAAGTGAAAAAACGTGTGGTTGTAGCAGGGGGCAATCCTGGTTGCCTTTCGGTTCGATAGTGCACCACATGTGACACACGGGACAAACTTTCCTGGTTGGTTGACAGATTGTGTTTCAATTCAAGCACAGTCCGACTGATCATTGACTTCAAAAGAATCTTCCCTTTCGTAGAGAGAGACAGATTATGCATATTCATGATATTAGACTGACATCAAATTATCCAATTACAAACATACTGAAGAAGGCATTAATTAAGGTGACAGGCATTAATGAAGGTAATTACATCGTGgaggctgctgctgctgctgctgctgctgcttgtTCTACCGTTGTGTTCCATCAGTCTGTTCCATCTTTTGTGTTATGTTATACAGTGTAACCTCTCCAATATTTtaaaggacacctttgggactgataGTGCTGCCCCTGATActgatagagaggtgccctgattacagGGGGTAAATTGATAAGAAACAGCCAATTAGGGTCCAAAGgtagtgtccataatagagaggatgtcctagagaggtgtcctctttGGAAGGTTTCACTATAGTTCTTTAAAACAGCTTTATCGCAAGGAGTATAAAAATGCAACAGGTTTTGAAAATCTCGTTTTTCAGTAGATGCACTTGGTACCATTATGAACACCCTCCCTGAACCCCGTAGGCTGTTGCACTTTCGCCATCATCACAAATTCCTCTGATTTCTCGTATTCCTTCCGTCTTTTTTCTCTGATTGCACTACCACAACCTTGGCAGATTCCCTGAAGAAGAGTTAATTTATTTTTGTAGTAAATTGTATACTTTGTTTGAAGTTTGCATGGTTGGAATTCAGAAGATTATATTATTGCTTTTACCATACAAATATAGATCACAGGAAGGTTAAGACTTCCTAAATGAGCCAATATTTTACCAAACTTTATCACCTGCTTTTTGGGGATGGGGCAGTGTTACAAGATATCAATGTTCCCAGCGTATTCTGCCTAATATGAGTCCCCGGCTTCATATCAATTTTAAAGTTTCTACTTCAGCAACAATTACAAGACCAACAAGGGCAAGTGGTAAGGTTACAACAACAGATTCAACAATCAGCAGGTGCACAACAGCAGAATGTTGCACAACAGCAGAATGTTGCACAACAACAGAATGTTGCCCAACAGCAGAATGTTGCACAACAACAGGCTGTGGCACAGGAgggtcaacaacaacaacaacaacaacaacaacaacaacagaacCTGCAGTATGATCCAAACCAGCAGCATCAGCAACAAGTGGTTCAGGTACAATCAATTCTTTTCATGCTAAAAGATTTATCACCCGTGACAAAAAGTTCTAGTTGTTTTTGTCTGTTGTGATTAGGCTGATGTTATTTGTTATCAAATATATTCACAGTGATTGTAAAATTTGGTCGTGTTCCACTTCCAGCAACCGGCGGACCAGGTGCAAATGAACCAACAGCAAGGACAACAGGTGGCACCCATGCAGCCGCAGggccagcagcagcagcagcaacaaatGCAACCGCAGGTTCCCGGCGCCGGGGACCAACAAGCACAACAGGTTGCACAGCCACAGCAGCCCCAGGATGCCAATCAGCAGCAGGGCCAAGCACCTGATCAAGGGGCTCAGCAAGTGGTGCAGCCAAACCAAGCAGGTGAGGTTTGTTTCTGATGGTGATTTCAGGTTGTTAGCTTAGTAAATCAATTAACACCTACTGTGAAGAATTGATATAACCCATTTGTTGGCTGTAAGGTTTCAATTTTCCTTTGACTTTTTTTCTCTGCAGCAGGAGCCCAGGAAGGCCAAGGAGCGGGAGTAGGCCAGGTTCAGCAGCCAGGACAGGTGAGATCTATAGATTAGGCCAAGGGTCTTGTGCAGAAAGTACAACTCGACAGAAAAGTTAACGTCATAAGATTAATAGATTCTGTGGCCATGTACATGTGTTTGTGAATGTGAATGCAGTTGCTCACTCTGCCATCCTCCAAAAATTGGTGTGGCTTTGTTTCAGTGTTCATTAGAGACTTGACTATCAGTGACCAAATTTGGTCTGTTCATACATTCTCATATTTCTCAAGACTCCTCGAGTTTTTACTAAAGGGTTTTTGATGCCTTGAAAAATAATTTAGTTGATGtaaaattaaaaatgaaatgctCCAACAGTTCTTTTCCTTGCTTTTAAAAATAGGCTGCTTTATGAGAGCTCTCTCTGTATCAGACTTCCTAGAAAATAAAAAGCTGTGACAGAATTGATGAAAAATAAGGCCTAAAGTAGTCTGGAGTTCggaaatatctgaaagaactttatatgaataaagtcaTATAGTTTGTTTTCCTgctaaaatcaaaatcagtgactGTGAAGAATGCTGAAAATCCTGAAGAATAGTGTGAAGATCAATTGGCATTGGTCACAAAAAGTCATAATAATAGATGGGTGATGTTGAGTGTGAACCCTATGTATGTTGGTGAACTAAGTTTCTGGCACATTTGTGTCTAAGAAAGTAACATGTCTCACAATGTGTAAAAAGGATTGAAAAGGTGTCGTTCTCTGGGTTTCTTAGTCAACCGTCAAATTTTATTTGCTTTCGAAATTAATATGCTTGCGATCCTTTATAGAATGATCAATGTAGTTTTTCCCCAGCTACACATTAATTTGCATAAAGTTAAAACCGCCATTTATGTCAAAAGTGAAGCATTTTATAGTAGTCCCttttaaatacagtggaacctcccttagcggacacctctctaactTGTCTCACAAGTTCTCCttctctatcaagaacactagttttggtctaaGATTGAATGTTCCCATTATATTTGAGCTCTTTTATCAGGACGCCTCTCAACCAAGGACAATACTTGTCCGTCCCGAGGTTGTCctatagagaggttttactgtagttATATTTGTGCCACCTTTACCCTTTGTGTTTTTCTCTATCAGCTCGATCATAAAAAAGATGATATCAATACCGATGGAGTCGTTCGAATCACTCAGATTGATAAGTTCTAGAGgtacattttgtttgtttttctcttACCATTGTTTGCTTCCAATGCCTCAAGATTCTTTGTACATCGGTATATATTTTCGTAGCGAGAACTTTTACGTATCAGCTTTGCTAAGGTTAAGGGACTGATatgaaattacaaaaaagtTCTCATCTGCCTGTTGTGGAGAAGGTGAGGAGAAACCAACTCactcaaaatgttttgaaagttcTGTTTCATTCCTTATGAGAAACAAACTCATCAGAATGTTTGAAAAGTAGATGGCATTCCGTTATGAGAAACAAACCCATTCAAAACGTTTTgaactttcattgacattgctGATTAGAAGCTGACTGAGAAGGAACCCTTTTTATTTGGCCATCTGCTTGGTACATTACACAGCCTTTAGGTTTTaccccaaaatattttcaacacaTATTCATTGTCACATAGTGTGACTTTTGCTTTCAAACTATATTCAGACTGTGTTAATTTCGTttggtaactacatgtacacgtgcattAGATTTTGCCAAGGAGTCAGATTTGCTATTATTCCAAATGGTTTGAGCCTTGCTTCTTAGTGTATTTGATGCTATGTCAAAAGGTATTCCATCTTGTCAATATTGTGATTGACTTTTGGCTTTACTGATTAGTGATAGGCACAAAAAGGTTGTTGAATGCATCActgtaaaaaaatttttttgctgAATTGTGTTAATTTTCCTATTTCAGTACTAAACCACTATGAGCATGGATGAAATGCCATGGAACAACGACCAAAAACATTATAACTTGGCAAACTCCAAAGTTACTTTACTCTCCTGCACTCTTTTCTCTTTCTGACGACACAGCCAGAATGGCTCAACTTCAGCAAATATTTGAAGATACATGATTCTGAGTAAAACTTTATGTGGTTCTACAGATGAGCCCTGGTTTGCGTGTGCTTCAATTTTATATAAAACGAACAAATGCGTGTTCCCACAAACTCTAGGCCTACCTTGCTCCAATATAATTGCTTGCTGCCATTTTGACAGGCCAACCCCCGCTGAATTCAACATATCATTGGTTCGAGAACATGCCTCTGTTCTTCAGATTTGTGACTTGTAAATAGTGCTTCTCCGAGTCAAGTGTTTTCAACAAACTCAGTTTGGCAACTACAACATATGGCTTTTCCAAAGCAGCCCTAAGTTGTACAAGTAAATTTGTGTGTTGCACCTTTCCTTTAAAAGAAGCAAAACCCTTTGAACAACGTAAACAAGTTCAACCAACTTGCAGCACAGTTGTTGCTGCTGAAAATCTAACAAAAGTGTTCTTTCGTTTTGTCCCTCCTTCCAAACACTTCCTGTATCACTTATATAAACACCTTATCCATACCTCCAATATCACCTTCCGTATATCCAACATCACCACTCCCATCCTGACCTAGGCTGATGAGGACAAGTCAAAGGTGAAGCTGAGAGATGGTGATAATGCTGTGGCAGGCCAAGACCAAGGGAATCACTTGAACATGGCCAAAAAGGCTGAAGTTAGACCAGCAGATTCTCATCAAATTGAACAAAAGTCGGATGTTAAAGAGGAGGCTGCTATAAAGGCACAGGACactggaaaagaagaaaatgtggaCATTAAGGATGATAAGGAAAAGCCAAAGGAAGGTGGGGTCGAACATGTACAACCGATTGAAGAGAAAAATCGGCTTGTTATGCAACAGAGAGTGGTTGATCATAAAGAACAAGTTTGGGCTGGAAATAAAGTTTAGCATGGGTTTTCTGGTTTGGAAGTATCTACATGTAGGATGTGTTATTAAGAAGGCATGTCTattgaattcaaattaaaaAGGGCTTCTTGAGTTTGCTGTGGTTACCTTATAAAGAGGGGAGGGGGACACTATGTGTATAACTGAGAGGCTAAGTGCTTAGAGCAGAATTCTGCATAGGGCATTCTGTTATTGGAAGGACTATTGTTGTTTTAGAATGATAGTTTTATTGTCAAATGAGAGATCACAGGCaagagccaggtaggtcaggcTAATTAGCACAAAGTCGCAATTAGGGGTCTCTCTCATCAGACCGTGCAACAAAACTGTTCACACATGAGGATAATTAACTAATGCTATATTAAAATTACCTAGGAGtccccttactgtgcatataaGTTGCCTGAAGAAGACCTGTTTGACCTGCTAGCTCC
The sequence above is a segment of the Lineus longissimus chromosome 12, tnLinLong1.2, whole genome shotgun sequence genome. Coding sequences within it:
- the LOC135497307 gene encoding Golgi integral membrane protein 4-like isoform X6, which translates into the protein MHRREGSVVRVVIFISVAICFVYGVYLYHDVQTRLKKSDEKSERLRQQHDSVSAQLQVVYEHKSRLEKALQQEKSDSKKMRDDLIKDKTTLEEKCAKEKQDLLTQFNTLQQQHKMLKVQYEDMERELQKLQANLKKNADDHQKIVEQNSMEFLQLKQEKENEIAKLKDVNANCDRTNKQLQTQLENVAANYQKSQNKLSPKEGAGSEDQAAAANSSDNAYNLTLNANATSQQLQDQQGQVVRLQQQIQQSAGAQQQNVAQQQNVAQQQNVAQQQNVAQQQAVAQEGQQQQQQQQQQQQNLQYDPNQQHQQQVVQQPADQVQMNQQQGQQVAPMQPQGQQQQQQQMQPQVPGAGDQQAQQVAQPQQPQDANQQQGQAPDQGAQQVVQPNQAAGAQEGQGAGVGQVQQPGQADEDKSKVKLRDGDNAVAGQDQGNHLNMAKKAEVRPADSHQIEQKSDVKEEAAIKAQDTGKEENVDIKDDKEKPKEGGVEHVQPIEEKNRLVMQQRVVDHKEQVWAGNKV